The genomic DNA TAAGTTTCacttatttcattaaatatctaTTACTTTGTCTATACACTATCATATATAGTAGAagaattttttgtattatttcgtattaaattctatttatatttttcaacttattttcaatttatatttttcattgtcAAGTATGtcacatatttatttaaattttttacaaagCTATGTAATTTGGAAAtaccttttaaatatttaatttgtttatcaTTGTAATATCGTTACTTGTTAATACATTATTATACTGAgctaaattaaataaactaacaTAAATTTGGACCAaactaaattttttattgaaatgtcATTGAATTTTCATGTgtatcaaaaattaatttatgacaatattaatataattacgtaTACAAATAAATGTATCTTGCTTTCTACTCTGTGTACATTTTGAAATCTTATCTCAAGCGATATAAACTATTTGAGTTTATACATCGAGTGAAAtaaatttgagaattcaaaGTTTAGAATGTGACAAAGGAAGTAGAAACACGAGATAACGCCCTCAACCTAGGGAGAATGTAATCGTTGATCCTTTCGCTACCCTACGAAATGGATTGAACACGTAATCATGAAACCAACAACCGCATTCCTCATATACGTACTAATAGGCCCTCACAACTGCATAAGGTCTACCTGATACGAGGACTCTGTTTCATTGTATTACGAGTCATTGCTCTTCTTCTTTAGAATACATACCTCCACGAAGAATTGTAAAGTTTGCATTAGGTCATCTAATAAGTAATACgatttaaaacaatataaatcacaaacaaaaatttaaaaatgacataaattttttataagtaataaaataattaaaaaaattatgttgTAATGGAATTGCAATTATAAAGAGAGTTGCGTTAGGGATAAATATATTACACGTAAAAGACATTTTTGATTCTAATAACGTAATTAAAGATCACTTTATATTAGCATTCCttatatttaagtatatttaaCATTGGTACTTGGCGAGTATGTGTGTCAAGCATTTGGGGCACAGCTTCAGGCTATGGATCATTGATCAACGCAAGAATTCGACTTGCATGTTCTTCTTACGTCCCTCTTACGCGAGATTCATAAAGTAGCACATTTTATTCTAGAAGTATAAAACAGTTGAAGTTATAgttgttttttaataatatagctTTTAGTAAAGCGGATAATAGTATTTATATTggattatttaaaatagaaatatattaaaaatgaatcatTAATAGCACTACAATGTAGCActacaaatatattaatatcattaattaacattaaaaaaccatttatatttttttgaattatttgattcttaaatatttattattatatagaggaaactattgtacattttttatgATTACAGAATGTGTTGAAGGACATAGTGGCTGCAAGAGATGTAGAGATGGAACATGTGCAAGATGTGCAGTTCTTTTACATCAAGGTACTTGTGTCGATACTTGTCCACCAGGTCATATTGCAGATTGGTCAACTAGAGATGAATACATGGGCAGAATTTGTAAAGAAACAGGATATATGTTTGGATTTACTGGTAGTCAAGTAGCCATTTTGGTAGGAGTTGTTTCTGGTGCAACTATATGTATTCTGATAATATTATGTGGGGCTATAATTGTacatagaagaaagaaaaaagctgCTAAACTAATCCAACAGTTTGAAGACAGGTATTCTTTGCTATATCTTTAATGTATTGTAAGTGtgattaaaaatgaataatattaaaaatatgatttaatttatgtttcagtgcagagagaagagaatttttaaaacatcTTGCAATGCTTAGAGGGGAAGCCAACACGTTTCTTTCTATGCTCAATGACACAAGGAGACAAGTTAGGGAGTTATACTATTCAGGAAATAATGGAGATGGTGCTGTTGGAATACAAGCCTATAGGTACAATTATGCAATTAGCGTAAGTTATCAATTGatatattctttctttattataattatgatttaCAGACCAGTTTTGCGGGATTTGGCAAGGATACTGGTTCTTATTAATAGGAGAGACGATGAAATACCAATTCCTCCAGATGATTGGCAAAGACTTTTTTCATGGGCTGAGAGATTATTAAGAAGATACAAAAGGCACAGCTCACCTGAAGTAAGATAATTTCTTTGTTCAAaacttatataaaaaacaaaaattgaattccaaagAGCTTGTTATTCTAAATTTTGCTTTTTTTCATGCAAGTCTCTAAAACACTTTGGTGAGTCATGCATGTTGAAGGAGTAATTACATATGCatgattaaaaaagaatttcttttaaGTGAAATTACATAAaccaataaaaaattatgtattttgtatcaaatttaaaagataatattttatacttcaaGGTGGCTCAACTTATAACATTCTTACAACAACCAACAGCGTCCGTCCAAATAAATTCAACACAGCAAGTAACAATCACACAATCACCTCAGCCTTATGAAACAAGAACCACTCCAACCAATCTAACTACATTCCAACCAAATGCACCACTTACAACATTTCAAGCAAGTGACAAATCAAGTATCAGCCCTGCAAGTTCCAGTCTTGGATATATAAAAGATAGCCCTGTGAGCTCTAGTCTTGGGCAAAACAGCTCTGGAGCTTATAACGAAAAACTTAGTCCAAATGGATCTAGCATAGGACAAACAACTCCACTAGTATATGATAACCAAAAACGACTGAAACCTTCAAATACACATTTCCAAGAACTTGCCATTTCCACTTTTAATCATAAATACAATACTGGTGCAACATTAACAGAATCCACTTGTGCAATAGATGAATGCGAGGCAAATGGACTCGATCGTGAATTAAATCCTCAGTGGGAATTTCAAAGTAGTACAGAGGCTGCTAACTATACTATTTTATCAGATTGGTCACCTGCTCGTGAATACCTCATTGATGACTTTACAATTCTCGGTTTCCGACCACAAGATGAAATTACCACAgaattgtaaataatatattatgatatacataatttatatatttctttatagtttttgctcataaatatatattttctataaataaaaaaattttctattttataaataggaaatatatatttcatttgtttctaTTCTTTCATTCATTCTAAAACTGTAATATCTAAAGCCATAATCAAGAAATATCATGCACTCTCATATTATTGGActaatttattcgtatataatgCATCTCCAGCCgttcatataaataaaattttaaatagatatattatttctatatcgTTCTTTAGGCATtcaagtatatataaaatatttcataattattaggTAGATTGAAACAAGTAAATTTTTCATAccaaaacaaatagaaaaactCTACCTAAAGCTTGATTTTCAAGAACCAAAagtaaacattttatttctatatcagCCTATATTTCTAGCACACGCTATTTCAGGTATTAGATGGTAGAATGCATAAAATATTGGTTTCTTAATGTTTTTCAAGTATTCAAGAGctgtaagaaagaaaatagatatTATGTTCTTAATTTATTCATAATCTACTATGTTAATGTAATAGATGTAAAACATATCTTTCAAAatcattattcaaatattttttgatctAAATACATAATGCGCTAATGCACATTTGATCCTATACTTAAAGAGCATGCGCCAGAATTAAAACACTTAAAATCTTCAAACCAAATCTTCGAATTGTACAACTTAATAAAATActtcttaatttctttttttttttaggagaaGTTGTTTTTCTTGATATTCCATGATTTTGAAAAAATCTGTATGTGtctgtatgcatgtatgtatcctagtttgtgtattatatatgtatgagTTCTACGATAGAATGAATTTATGATACTATCAGATAATTGTAAGCGTTTTGTTTAAAtgatattctttatttaatttctatattacaaattaataattattatataatttactgTACTAgtcaatatttccttttatgcAAGAATATGAATTATGTTATGaaattatatccttatactacCAATGTCTGAAGTAAGtctataaaaatagttttagatctttaatacaaatatttttttatcgatgCACCAACAtatcattattaaataaaaattgcaaaatatttacgatacaacacatgtatgtatacatacctGTATATGTTGTTACATAAAAGACCAGAATGGTCGGCTGTATGTACAAAttgatgtaaataatattttactagCAAATATGTAAgatgattataaatataatatatacctaAATATAACCAAttcatctttttatatttttaattagtttCTATCTTCAAAGGAACTACTTTTCTACAATTATAACATTACAATAAAATGTTGCtgtgtttaaaaaattatcatttttacaattctttttgtgcaatgaaattatataatttatacaaattcaattgtttgtatcaattatttttttacagaaactAATCTCCTCTTATTGTTAATTGTCTTCTAAGAAAACGTAATGCTTCGACCAGAAAtctagataaataaaaattattaaataaaattattcacaCATTTTAGATTTTGATGTTTCTAATTTGGCGGGTTGTAACACAGGAAGTAATAAAACGGCGCGCGCACCCGGATGCTGCGCGCGCATACTGAATGAACTAACAAAGAGCACTTGACAAATTTCATTTTGTCATATTAACAATTAGGCGGTTTATTTCtagaaaatttcattggaaATTTGTTTTTCGTTATGGCAAGTTTATTTATCGGGTGATTTTTTCATAGAAATCGATGAAAAACTAATCGACTAAATGATGCACCAAACGCGTAAGTTCCTGCGGGGTGGGCGAGGGACGCCATGACAGTCGTCGTATTTTCTGTTAACCGCGAGCACGTATGCCCTTGCCAGCGTTTTCGTGAAATTGTTGCGCAGGTTGCTGTCTATCTGGATCAAAATTGGCAAGCTCGTTTCCTGAATTTCGCAGACTTTCCTTGGAATATATTGTGGAGGTGGAGGGCGAGGGCGCGTGGCCATTATCAGGGATTTGCTTGTGGGTACCCGTGGCGAGGTGAGACGTCGAGAGGCGGCGAAAGGCGTCCCCCCCTGCGTCGGGACGCGCGTCTCCCTGCATACGAGACGGCCTAGGGCCGACCAAGCGAGATGCCAGAACCGCCGACGGCACCGTACACCACGTGAGTCCACCCTCCGAGCACTCTTGATTATCGCTTCGGCCCTCTTCAACGGTTTCTAGAAATCCCCTTGTCCCCGTATCCCGAGGAACCTCCATCTTGTAGCCTCTTGTCCTCGTTCTACGAGTCACGATAATTGACGCGTCATATGCCTGAGACACCAGAAGATGGTGCCCGTGAACCCTCTGTTAACTGCGAGGGAATCTGCGGCGAGTCCTGGCAAATGTGGAAATATATCTACATACTTATTCGAGCCGTTTGTACTTACGCCTAACATTATACCATTTCACTCTATCAGCCTTTGTCGCCTTCAAAAGATGGTATTGGATGACTCACCCTTTCCCGCTCACTCGACAAAGAACTCTTAAATATCTGTGAGGTTAAATTAactacttttcttctttttgtaacGTGTCGATACTTTTTTCACGATATTAACCTATCCATAGGagcattatataataataagtatcCGCCCAATGCTGTCTCAAGTTCATTGTATTTAGAAAGAGTTATTTCTCTTATTGATATTAAACCAATTGATTTCGAGGTTAAATTACAAGGTTTATTTTACTAGTCAGTTCCAATGGTGCAAAGGGCAATATAGATACTTTActaattatatatcatatcgttTTCATAATAATACTGATTCCATTAATTTTATTGACTTTACAAGTAATGAATATATGTTATCAGATTTTGTAGAATATTAGGAATTTAggcaagaaataattttaattaaattattttgcaGGATGAGAAATGAAATATATCAAAAACGTTTAATTAGTATCCTTCAGTGAATAAAGATGAACAGTGAGCAGCATGCATTGCCAGCGACTACGCAGGCACAACAAGAGGTAAGACCATTTTCAACTGATATGGGCTATTTACCAAACCACAAATGCGCAACTGATATATTAAATACTACATTGTGAAAATATTGTGTAATAAATTGAGAAATCCCTTTtcattgaaatatgtatatgtattccCTTTATAAATTCTTCAACAAATACTTACTACTATTTCAAtgcattaattttttttagaacTCTGTTATACCTGCTTATTCTtttttgcagttttacataaaatttatgtttggcagtaggaaataaaattttttgtgta from Bombus terrestris chromosome 11, iyBomTerr1.2, whole genome shotgun sequence includes the following:
- the LOC100651534 gene encoding uncharacterized protein LOC100651534 isoform X3, whose product is MGRICKETGYMFGFTGSQVAILVGVVSGATICILIILCGAIIVHRRKKKAAKLIQQFEDSAERREFLKHLAMLRGEANTFLSMLNDTRRQVRELYYSGNNGDGAVGIQAYRPVLRDLARILVLINRRDDEIPIPPDDWQRLFSWAERLLRRYKRHSSPEVAQLITFLQQPTASVQINSTQQVTITQSPQPYETRTTPTNLTTFQPNAPLTTFQASDKSSISPASSSLGYIKDSPVSSSLGQNSSGAYNEKLSPNGSSIGQTTPLVYDNQKRLKPSNTHFQELAISTFNHKYNTGATLTESTCAIDECEANGLDRELNPQWEFQSSTEAANYTILSDWSPAREYLIDDFTILGFRPQDEITTEL
- the LOC100651534 gene encoding uncharacterized protein LOC100651534 isoform X2, with translation MQGKECVEGHSGCKRCRDGTCARCAVLLHQGTCVDTCPPGHIADWSTRDEYMGRICKETGYMFGFTGSQVAILVGVVSGATICILIILCGAIIVHRRKKKAAKLIQQFEDSAERREFLKHLAMLRGEANTFLSMLNDTRRQVRELYYSGNNGDGAVGIQAYRPVLRDLARILVLINRRDDEIPIPPDDWQRLFSWAERLLRRYKRHSSPEVAQLITFLQQPTASVQINSTQQVTITQSPQPYETRTTPTNLTTFQPNAPLTTFQASDKSSISPASSSLGYIKDSPVSSSLGQNSSGAYNEKLSPNGSSIGQTTPLVYDNQKRLKPSNTHFQELAISTFNHKYNTGATLTESTCAIDECEANGLDRELNPQWEFQSSTEAANYTILSDWSPAREYLIDDFTILGFRPQDEITTEL
- the LOC100651534 gene encoding uncharacterized protein LOC100651534 isoform X1; this encodes MGNLPTLVKFSAALLSCILDYTRADDELQECVEGHSGCKRCRDGTCARCAVLLHQGTCVDTCPPGHIADWSTRDEYMGRICKETGYMFGFTGSQVAILVGVVSGATICILIILCGAIIVHRRKKKAAKLIQQFEDSAERREFLKHLAMLRGEANTFLSMLNDTRRQVRELYYSGNNGDGAVGIQAYRPVLRDLARILVLINRRDDEIPIPPDDWQRLFSWAERLLRRYKRHSSPEVAQLITFLQQPTASVQINSTQQVTITQSPQPYETRTTPTNLTTFQPNAPLTTFQASDKSSISPASSSLGYIKDSPVSSSLGQNSSGAYNEKLSPNGSSIGQTTPLVYDNQKRLKPSNTHFQELAISTFNHKYNTGATLTESTCAIDECEANGLDRELNPQWEFQSSTEAANYTILSDWSPAREYLIDDFTILGFRPQDEITTEL